In Vigna angularis cultivar LongXiaoDou No.4 chromosome 8, ASM1680809v1, whole genome shotgun sequence, one DNA window encodes the following:
- the LOC108345836 gene encoding long chain base biosynthesis protein 2a produces MIAIPYLTALTTYFSYGLLFAFGQFRDFFRKIFDWCSSNNLQGYPPICLGLEDFYIRRLYLRIQDCFGRPIASAPDAWFDVVERFSNDSNKTLKRTDKLSRCLNLGSYNYLGFAAADEYCTPRVVETLKKYSPSTCSTRVDGGTTDLHNELEQCVANFVRKPAAIVFGMGYVTNSAILPVLMGKGSLIISDSLNHNSIVNGARGSGATIRVFQHNMPSHLEEVLREQIAEGQPRTHRPWKKIMVIVEGIYSMEGELCKLPEIIAICKKYKVYTYLDEAHSIGAVGKTGRGVCELLGVDTADVDIMMGTFTKSFGSCGGYIAGSKDLVQYLKHACPAHLYATSISPPAAQQIISSIKVILGEDGSNRGAQKLAQIRENSNFFRSELQKMGFEVLGDNDSPVMPIMLYNPAKIPAFSRECLKQNVAVVTVAFPATPLLLARARICISASHSKEDLIKALQVISRVGDLVGIKYFPAEPTKQHDTSKAVKFD; encoded by the exons ATGATAGCGATTCCGTATCTCACCGCGTTGACCACCTACTTCAGCTACGGCTTGCTCTTTGCCTTCGGCCAGTTCAGGGATTTCTTCCGCAAAATCTTCGACTGGTGCAGCTCTAACAATCTCCAG GGTTACCCACCGATCTGCTTGGGGCTCGAAGACTTTTATATTCGCCGTTTGTATCTTCGCATTCAG GACTGTTTTGGTAGACCAATTGCAAGTGCTCCTGATGCGTGGTTTGATGTAGTGGAACGCTTCTCCAATGATAGCAACAAGACACTGAA ACGGACTGATAAACTAAGTAGATGCCTTAACTTGGGATCATACAACTATCTTGGTTTTGCGGCAGCAGACGAATACTGCACACCTCGAGTAGTTGAAACGTTGAAGAAGTACTCTCCAAGCACTTGCAGTACTCGTGTGGATGGAG GGACGACTGACCTTCACAATGAACTGGAGCAGTGTGTTGCAAACTTTGTTAGAAAGCCAGCTGCTATAGTTTTTGGTATGGGCTACGTGACAAACTCTGCTATTCTTCCAGTCTTGATGGGGAAG GGAAGTCTGATTATTAGTGATTCGTTGAACCACAACTCCATTGTTAATGGTGCACGAGGATCAGGAGCAACTATTCGTGTTTTTCAACACAATA TGCCCTCTCATCTAGAAGAAGTGTTAAGAGAACAAATTGCTGAGGGACAGCCAAGGACACATAGGCCTTGGAAGAAAATAATGGTTATCGTAGAAGGGATATACAGCATGGAAGGAGAGCTTTGCAAACTTCCAGAGATCATAgctatatgtaaaaaatataag GTATATACATATTTGGACGAAGCACACAGCATTGGAGCTGTGGGCAAGACAGGAAGAGGTGTTTGTGAGCTACTGGGTGTGGATACTGCTGATGTTGACATTATGATGGGAACATTCACTAAATCTTTTGGATCATGTGGAGGATATATTGCAGGATCTAAG GACCTTGTCCAATACTTGAAGCACGCTTGCCCTGCTCATCTTTATGCAACTTCAATTTCACCACCAGCCGCACAACAAATAATATCTTCCATTAAAGTTATTCTTGGAGAGGATGGTTCCAATAGAG GTGCCCAGAAACTAGCACAAATTCGAGAGAATAGCAACTTTTTCAGGTCAGAACTACAGAAGATGGGATTTGAGGTTCTTGGGGATAATGATTCTCCAGTAATGCCAATTATGCTTTATAACCCAGCCAAAATCCCTGCATTCTCAAGGGAGTGCCTCAAGCAGAAT GTTGCTGTTGTGACAGTGGCATTTCCTGCAACTCCACTGCTACTGGCTAGAGCACGTATATGCATATCTGCTTCCCATTCAAAGGAAGACCTTATCAAAGCCTTGCAG GTCATTAGCAGAGTGGGTGATCTAGTTGGCATAAAATACTTCCCAGCTGAACCAACAAAGCAACATGATACGAGTAAAGCTGTGAAGTTTGATTGA